In Caldisericaceae bacterium, the genomic stretch GTTATCTATTTTCAAACATCAGTTTAGCAAAGAAGAGATACTCCTCTCTTAAAGTAAATGCAGATGCCTGTATTGAATGTAAAATCTGTGAAAGCAAATGCCCACAAAACCTTCCAATTAGCCAACTTATGAAAAAAATTCACATGGAGTTGTCAAATGAATGAAAACATACTCGATATAGAAAACAAAATTAAAGAAGCACTTAGCGAAGGGTTTACTTTTGTTGTTTTTGACGGCGTAAAGGTAGTTCATTTAGATAAAAGAGACGGTATTTTACCTGTTTTTGAATTTGTAAAGAACCATATAGATGATCTATCAACTGTTTTTAATTTTTCCTACGGGGATAAGATCGTTGGTAAAGCCGCAGCCTTTCTTTTTGTCCTACTTAAGCCTCGTTTTGTGTATGCAAAGACTCTAGGTGAAAATGCCATTGCTGTATTAAAAAATAACAATTTAGAATTTTATTATGGAGAAACTACCCCAATTATCAAAAGTCGTGATGGTAAAGATAGATGTCCATTTGAAAAGGCAGTAGAAGATACTAATTCTCCAACGGAGGCACTTAAAAAGATAGAGCAAACGTTACTAAACCTAAAAATTTTAAAATAAAAGATTTTACTGCAATAACCCTTTTATTATAAGTTCTGTTGCCTCTTCTTCTGTTAAGCCCTTTGCCATAAGGGTCTCAAGCTGTCTTTTGTTTATTCTTCCAATTGAGGCTTCATGTGTGAGTTCCGAAAGATCGTTAACAACCTTTAAAATTGGCTCAGTTTTTACATCTACCTTATCGCCTTTTGTAATTTCGTTACATTCAACATGTCCCATTGAATAAGGAGCATTCCCATAAGCAACATTTACGATGTTTGCCTTTGTTTCATCAAGTGCAACAACTGTTGACTTTGCAATGCCCCTTGAATATGTGCCATTTAAATTTAGTGTTTCTTTAATGTCAATAATATCATTTTTGCTCCCTTTTATTTTTGATAGAAGTTCGCCTGCTGCTCTTTCTTGAAGGTCAAGGTTCATCCCTACGTAAATTTTGCCAACGCGTGTCTTTGTGAGAGTAAAAGAATTTTTATATATGCCGCCTTTTTCAATTTTTGCATTTGTAATGGTAGTAAGGTTAATCGTTCCAAGATCTGAGTGAAAGTGCTCATCTAAATACTCCATTATTGCACCCTCTTCAACTACAACATTTGAAATTGCATTGTGGGTAAAGTTTTCTACCTGTGGAAAAACACAGT encodes the following:
- a CDS encoding DUF1893 domain-containing protein — its product is MNENILDIENKIKEALSEGFTFVVFDGVKVVHLDKRDGILPVFEFVKNHIDDLSTVFNFSYGDKIVGKAAAFLFVLLKPRFVYAKTLGENAIAVLKNNNLEFYYGETTPIIKSRDGKDRCPFEKAVEDTNSPTEALKKIEQTLLNLKILK
- a CDS encoding SufD family Fe-S cluster assembly protein, producing MYNVKEEYEQLVEALEKNGYDASKYFDKKVASIIISGNRVVGLNNVKGVNLTPKTLENGVEVDMEIEEGVILPIPIHVCTGYLEKNGLQNIVFNIRVRKNAKVKFTAHCVFPQVENFTHNAISNVVVEEGAIMEYLDEHFHSDLGTINLTTITNAKIEKGGIYKNSFTLTKTRVGKIYVGMNLDLQERAAGELLSKIKGSKNDIIDIKETLNLNGTYSRGIAKSTVVALDETKANIVNVAYGNAPYSMGHVECNEITKGDKVDVKTEPILKVVNDLSELTHEASIGRINKRQLETLMAKGLTEEEATELIIKGLLQ